One genomic region from Sphingobacterium multivorum encodes:
- a CDS encoding BamA/TamA family outer membrane protein, whose amino-acid sequence MRKGITMQTKLKYIVGIVSCAAFIASCSSTKNLKEGESLYVKGNVIVDSDTISKENKEKIATHLEAALMPKPNKRLAGVPFKLYFNNMAGDSAGNNIIKKFLKKIGEEPVLLSDVNREYNENLLRNRLENFGFFNAEVKSDTLVEDKKATINYTAKPNLIYRIRSVQFDIDSTTQLGKDIRSSSDKSLLQVGKNYSLDVILNERDRIDNDLKNRGYYYFSPDYILVQVDSSHRNNKVDMYVTVKKETPAQARVPSKINKIYIFPNYTETSSGYQRSTRNAELYDSSYYFIDRQHLYRKPVIANHIFFHPGDVYNRNAHNQTISHLVNLNSWKFVKNNFVDSKEVPNALDVYYYLTPLPKKSLRVELLGKMASVYNGTEVNVNWTLRNAFKGAEQLSFNVFGGYETQTGGSADLNSSYYRYGMEATLTFPRILSPFGRISPTRRFIPKTYVKGRYEFLNRRKAYTLNSIALDYGYIWQESEEKQHDLALMEITYVQPKGISENYQKQMDTIPALRHAIDPQFTIGPNYNFTFQNTMKQHLKNTFYFKGNLDLSGNILGLIKGADFNKGKTFKLFDAYFSQYIKISGDGRHYLKLSENSQLASRVSLGLSYSYGNSRSLPYLKQYYVGGPNSIRAFGARAIGPGTVAPEKLSNGLFYADQTGDIKLELNTEYRAKLAGFVHWAAFIDAGNVWLQRDDVNKPGGKFSKNFLNELAVGGGAGLRFDFTFLIIRTDMSIPFRIPYLPKGERWVFKDIDFGSSKWRKDNLMFNLAIGYPF is encoded by the coding sequence ATGAGGAAAGGAATTACCATGCAAACTAAACTAAAGTATATTGTGGGAATAGTTTCATGCGCTGCATTTATAGCATCCTGCTCTTCCACCAAGAATCTAAAAGAAGGGGAAAGCTTATATGTCAAGGGCAATGTGATAGTCGATTCGGACACGATTTCCAAAGAAAATAAGGAAAAGATTGCGACTCATTTAGAAGCTGCACTGATGCCAAAGCCCAACAAACGCTTGGCCGGCGTACCATTCAAGCTCTATTTCAACAATATGGCCGGGGACTCTGCGGGGAATAACATCATTAAAAAATTCCTCAAGAAGATCGGTGAAGAACCAGTACTATTGAGCGACGTCAATCGCGAATATAATGAAAACCTATTGCGCAATCGTCTGGAGAATTTCGGATTCTTCAATGCGGAAGTGAAATCGGACACCTTAGTTGAAGACAAAAAAGCAACCATTAATTATACAGCCAAGCCTAATCTGATCTACCGAATCAGATCTGTTCAATTCGACATCGACAGCACAACACAGTTGGGTAAAGATATCCGTTCGAGCTCCGATAAAAGCCTCTTGCAAGTGGGTAAGAATTACAGTTTAGATGTTATCCTCAATGAGCGCGACCGCATCGACAATGACCTCAAAAATAGAGGGTATTATTATTTCAGTCCCGATTACATCCTAGTTCAGGTAGACAGTTCGCATCGGAACAACAAAGTCGATATGTATGTTACGGTGAAAAAGGAGACACCGGCACAGGCAAGGGTACCGTCCAAGATCAATAAAATCTACATTTTCCCGAACTACACGGAAACAAGCTCCGGTTATCAGCGATCCACCCGCAACGCGGAACTATATGATAGCAGTTACTATTTTATAGACCGCCAGCATCTTTATCGAAAGCCTGTTATCGCAAATCATATCTTCTTCCATCCCGGTGACGTCTACAACCGGAATGCGCATAACCAGACCATCAGCCACCTGGTGAATCTCAATAGCTGGAAATTTGTCAAAAACAACTTCGTGGACAGCAAAGAAGTCCCCAATGCACTGGATGTCTATTACTACTTAACGCCATTGCCTAAAAAATCACTCCGTGTGGAACTTTTAGGAAAAATGGCCTCAGTATACAATGGTACCGAGGTGAATGTCAACTGGACTTTACGCAACGCATTTAAAGGCGCGGAGCAGTTGAGTTTTAATGTATTCGGTGGTTATGAAACCCAGACCGGTGGATCGGCTGACCTCAATTCGAGTTATTACCGCTATGGTATGGAGGCTACACTGACCTTTCCACGGATATTGTCCCCTTTTGGACGGATTTCACCGACACGACGTTTTATCCCCAAGACTTACGTCAAAGGGCGGTATGAGTTTTTAAATCGCCGCAAAGCATATACCTTAAATTCCATCGCATTGGATTACGGTTATATTTGGCAGGAGTCTGAGGAGAAGCAGCACGATCTTGCTCTAATGGAGATTACCTATGTTCAGCCTAAAGGGATTTCAGAAAACTACCAAAAACAAATGGATACCATTCCGGCGTTAAGGCATGCAATAGATCCACAATTTACGATTGGCCCAAATTACAATTTCACGTTTCAAAACACGATGAAGCAGCATTTGAAAAATACCTTTTATTTCAAAGGCAACTTGGACCTCTCGGGGAATATACTCGGATTAATAAAGGGAGCAGATTTCAATAAAGGGAAAACCTTCAAATTGTTCGATGCGTATTTTTCCCAATACATCAAGATCAGTGGCGATGGAAGACATTATCTCAAATTGTCGGAGAATTCGCAGCTTGCCTCGCGGGTCAGTTTGGGCTTAAGTTATTCGTATGGCAACTCGCGGTCACTCCCCTATTTAAAACAATATTATGTGGGTGGACCTAACAGTATCCGTGCTTTTGGTGCTCGTGCAATTGGCCCAGGAACAGTTGCCCCTGAAAAATTAAGCAATGGGCTTTTCTATGCAGATCAAACCGGTGACATCAAATTAGAGCTGAATACCGAATATAGAGCCAAATTAGCGGGCTTTGTTCATTGGGCAGCGTTCATTGATGCGGGGAATGTGTGGTTGCAACGGGATGACGTCAACAAGCCCGGCGGTAAGTTCAGCAAAAACTTTTTGAATGAATTAGCTGTTGGCGGTGGCGCTGGATTACGCTTTGACTTTACTTTTCTAATCATACGTACGGATATGTCAATACCTTTCCGCATCCCGTATCTTCCCAAAGGAGAACGTTGGGTATTTAAGGATATCGACTTTGGAAGTTCAAAATGGAGAAAGGATAATTTGATGTTTAATTTAGCCATCGGTTATCCATTCTAG
- a CDS encoding malate dehydrogenase, producing MKVTIVGAGAVGATTADNLIRRNVAEEIVLLDIKEGFAEGKAQDMAQTAALLGFESKIKGVTNDYLSTAGSTVAVITSGIPRKPGMTREELIGTNANIVKSVVENLVKYSPDIIIVIVSNPMDTMTYLALKSSGLPKNRIIGMGGPLDSARFKYQLSEKLNASAADLNAIVIGGHGDTTMIPLIKHSTWNSIPVTDFLTPEEQDEIVHKTMVGGATLTSLIGTSAWYAPGAATAAVVESIVRDQNKLFTASVYLEGEFGQEDINLGVPVIINKKGWDRIVPLQLDEEDKEKFSKSAEAVRTMNNVLKEIKAL from the coding sequence ATGAAAGTAACTATTGTTGGTGCCGGAGCTGTAGGAGCAACTACAGCGGACAATTTAATCCGTCGAAATGTCGCCGAAGAGATTGTATTATTGGATATTAAAGAAGGATTTGCGGAAGGTAAAGCGCAAGATATGGCACAGACTGCCGCCTTGTTGGGTTTTGAATCAAAAATAAAGGGAGTAACCAATGACTATCTGTCCACTGCAGGTTCTACCGTTGCCGTCATTACCTCGGGAATTCCGCGTAAACCCGGAATGACACGCGAAGAATTAATTGGCACAAATGCGAATATCGTCAAGTCGGTGGTGGAGAACCTGGTAAAATATTCTCCGGATATTATCATTGTCATTGTTTCGAATCCCATGGATACCATGACTTACCTGGCACTTAAATCAAGTGGATTACCAAAAAATAGAATCATTGGAATGGGTGGCCCATTGGATTCAGCCCGATTCAAATATCAACTGAGCGAAAAACTGAATGCTTCTGCGGCCGATCTCAATGCCATTGTCATTGGCGGCCACGGAGATACAACGATGATTCCACTTATCAAGCACTCCACGTGGAACAGTATTCCAGTCACTGATTTCCTTACCCCGGAAGAGCAGGACGAAATTGTACACAAAACGATGGTTGGTGGCGCAACCCTAACCAGTCTAATCGGGACCTCAGCCTGGTATGCTCCAGGAGCCGCAACAGCCGCGGTCGTCGAAAGTATCGTGCGTGATCAAAACAAGTTATTTACCGCATCCGTCTATCTGGAAGGTGAATTCGGCCAAGAAGATATTAATCTTGGCGTACCGGTTATCATCAATAAAAAAGGATGGGATCGGATCGTCCCCCTTCAGCTGGATGAAGAGGACAAAGAAAAATTCAGTAAAAGTGCAGAAGCAGTGCGTACAATGAACAATGTACTAAAAGAAATAAAAGCGCTGTAG
- a CDS encoding retropepsin-like aspartic protease → MTTVPFQLLDLQGQGTHILVDVELYSRSFKMVIDTGASKTVFDKTLLDHLLEDQLQLEPSETLSTGLGTNSMESFNMTIPSLTIGEWRIKNLNTAVLDLSSINYAYQQMDLEPVIGVLGGDIFADYGAVINYAKRSLKLRTRKLKLK, encoded by the coding sequence ATGACAACAGTACCATTTCAATTGCTGGATCTGCAGGGCCAGGGCACACACATTTTAGTTGATGTAGAATTATACAGCCGTTCGTTCAAGATGGTAATTGATACCGGCGCCTCTAAAACAGTATTTGATAAAACGCTGTTGGACCATCTTTTGGAAGACCAATTACAGCTTGAGCCCTCAGAAACATTATCAACAGGACTTGGCACCAATTCGATGGAGAGTTTCAACATGACAATCCCGAGTCTGACCATAGGTGAATGGCGGATAAAAAACTTAAATACGGCGGTATTGGATTTAAGCTCGATCAACTATGCTTATCAGCAAATGGATCTTGAACCGGTGATCGGCGTATTGGGCGGAGATATTTTTGCAGACTATGGCGCCGTCATTAATTATGCCAAGCGCAGCTTAAAATTAAGAACCCGGAAATTAAAACTTAAATAG
- a CDS encoding MFS transporter: protein MQVFRSLHYRNFRLHVIGQAISLMGTWMQRIAISWLVYELTGSVFWLGFVQFISLLPSLVLSPFIGSFVDKHKKYKLVLMTQIGLMIQAGILTLVVYLKWESVLWLSILGLIQGVINSFDVLGRQSLMMYLVGDRKDLPNAIALNSTIFNGARMLGPAIGGILLSTYGELVCFALNFISFVPVIITLLLMQVDETHVQLSKGSNWEGLVEGFRYLKRSPHIASLIIIMTFSSLIVIPYTSLLPAIAKEMFHGDERTFSWFESAAGLGAMIGAFNMARLKSGTNLRYQVMGAAALMGVALLFLAHSSMLQMALVYVMLVSFAMMMQNSSINTYIQTHAIPIYRARAISYYVMAFQGIFPIGTLMIGSLASYCGLRTTLYIMGGLGILIAIVYYGYLRLHIHKRLFKF from the coding sequence ATGCAGGTTTTTCGTTCTCTCCATTATAGAAATTTCCGTTTACATGTTATAGGACAAGCAATTTCCCTTATGGGAACCTGGATGCAGCGAATAGCCATCAGTTGGTTGGTCTATGAATTGACAGGATCTGTGTTTTGGCTTGGTTTTGTTCAGTTTATCTCCCTATTGCCCTCTTTGGTCCTGTCTCCATTTATCGGCAGTTTTGTCGATAAGCACAAAAAATATAAATTGGTTCTGATGACCCAAATTGGTTTGATGATACAAGCTGGAATCCTGACCTTGGTCGTTTATCTGAAATGGGAGAGTGTCTTATGGCTTTCCATCTTGGGTCTTATACAAGGGGTTATTAATTCCTTCGATGTTTTGGGACGTCAATCGCTGATGATGTATCTGGTTGGTGACCGTAAAGATCTGCCGAATGCCATAGCCCTGAATTCAACAATTTTCAATGGTGCCCGAATGTTGGGACCTGCAATAGGAGGTATTTTACTGAGTACATACGGTGAACTCGTCTGTTTTGCCCTAAATTTTATCAGTTTTGTTCCTGTCATTATTACATTGTTGTTGATGCAGGTCGATGAAACGCATGTTCAACTGAGCAAGGGAAGCAATTGGGAAGGCTTGGTCGAAGGCTTTCGTTACCTCAAACGCTCACCGCATATTGCTTCACTGATTATTATCATGACATTTTCCAGCTTGATTGTTATTCCGTATACCTCGTTGCTGCCTGCCATAGCAAAAGAAATGTTTCATGGCGATGAGCGTACGTTCTCCTGGTTTGAAAGTGCCGCCGGCTTGGGTGCAATGATTGGTGCATTTAATATGGCTCGTTTAAAATCGGGTACCAATTTGCGCTATCAGGTGATGGGCGCTGCCGCGCTTATGGGAGTTGCATTATTGTTTTTGGCACATTCGAGTATGCTGCAGATGGCATTGGTCTATGTGATGTTGGTATCTTTTGCCATGATGATGCAAAACTCAAGTATCAATACCTATATTCAGACACATGCCATACCGATCTATCGCGCCCGGGCGATCTCGTATTACGTTATGGCTTTTCAGGGAATATTTCCCATTGGAACGTTGATGATAGGTTCATTAGCGAGTTACTGTGGGCTTCGAACGACACTATACATCATGGGTGGACTGGGTATATTGATTGCAATCGTGTACTATGGCTATCTCCGGCTCCATATCCACAAACGTCTATTTAAGTTTTAA
- the fsa gene encoding fructose-6-phosphate aldolase: MKFFIDTANLEQIKEAQDLGVLDGVTTNPSLMAKEGISGDENVINHYKAICAIVDGDVSAEVISTTYEEMIKEGEALAALDSKIVVKVPMIKDGVKAIKYFSKKGIKTNCTLVFTAGQALLAAKAGATYVSPFIGRLDDISTDGLALIEDIRLIYDNYNYPTQILAASVRHSAHILGCAKIGADVMTGPLSAILALLKHPLTDSGLATFLADHAKAAGK, from the coding sequence ATGAAATTTTTTATTGACACAGCGAACCTAGAGCAAATCAAAGAAGCCCAAGACTTAGGCGTATTAGACGGGGTAACAACCAATCCAAGTTTAATGGCTAAAGAAGGTATTAGCGGTGATGAAAACGTAATCAACCATTATAAAGCGATCTGTGCAATCGTTGATGGCGATGTCAGTGCTGAAGTTATTTCTACAACTTATGAAGAAATGATCAAAGAGGGAGAAGCTTTAGCGGCTCTTGACAGCAAGATTGTTGTAAAAGTCCCTATGATCAAAGATGGCGTAAAAGCAATTAAATATTTCAGCAAAAAAGGCATTAAAACAAATTGTACATTGGTATTTACAGCCGGTCAAGCACTATTGGCTGCAAAAGCTGGGGCAACCTATGTATCTCCTTTTATCGGTCGTTTGGATGATATCTCTACAGATGGATTAGCGTTGATCGAAGATATTCGTTTAATCTATGATAACTACAACTACCCTACACAAATTTTAGCAGCTTCTGTACGTCACAGTGCACACATTTTGGGATGTGCTAAAATCGGCGCGGATGTCATGACAGGTCCTTTATCAGCGATCTTGGCTTTATTGAAACACCCTTTGACAGACAGTGGTCTAGCGACATTCTTAGCTGATCACGCGAAAGCTGCGGGCAAATAA
- a CDS encoding Fur family transcriptional regulator yields the protein MEDSNTVYPEILKRNSLKVTQPRLKVLEIISRKDSAISQPELEKLLGKDIDRVTLYRVLASFEEKGIIHKIFDLHGTATYAMCSTNCSEHDHHDQHVHFICRVCNSVYCLDDMTLPKVSIPAGFSLEAIAVNALGVCNHCKK from the coding sequence ATGGAAGATTCCAACACTGTATATCCAGAAATTCTCAAACGAAATAGTTTAAAAGTTACCCAACCCCGGTTGAAGGTGCTGGAAATCATTTCGCGAAAAGATTCGGCAATTTCGCAGCCAGAACTGGAGAAATTACTGGGCAAGGATATAGACAGGGTCACATTATACCGCGTATTGGCCAGCTTTGAAGAGAAAGGGATTATCCATAAAATCTTTGATCTACATGGTACGGCGACTTATGCCATGTGTTCGACAAACTGTTCAGAACACGATCATCATGATCAACATGTGCATTTCATTTGCCGGGTATGCAATTCTGTATACTGTCTGGACGATATGACCTTACCGAAAGTATCGATCCCAGCAGGCTTTAGTCTCGAAGCGATTGCTGTAAATGCACTTGGTGTGTGCAATCATTGCAAAAAGTAA
- the rnr gene encoding ribonuclease R, whose amino-acid sequence MKTRKENPYKEVLTQLIIDIFEKSGNKPLNYKQVSSKLNLTDNDSKVAIADILHDNVRNGLFIEVDRGKFNLKQLKVYVTGKVDMTADGSAYVIPDDEFENDIYIAPRKLRQALHGDIVKVHTFEKRKGGRKKEGEVVEILQRAKTDFTGTISISNNFAFFIADDRKMLHDIFIPLDNLNGAKDKEKVVVSIIDWPSGSKNPVGTVKHVLGTKGENNTEMNAILADYGFPLEFPKKVEDEANQISEKISKEEIAKRRDFRNVTTFTIDPADAKDFDDAISFQKLENGNYEIGVHIADVSHFVIPDTELDKEAFNRGTSVYLVDRVIPMLPERLSNGVCSLRPHEDKLCFSAVFELDEKANVHHQWFGRTIIHSDRRFSYEEAQEVIETKSGDFSEEILKLNELAYILRERKFKNGAIAFESEEVKFTLDENGKPTGVYTKVRKDAHKLIEDFMLLANRKVAEFIGKQGRGKNKLTFVYRFHDVPNPETLTTFSQFAARFGHKLTIKTDKETAKSLNALMTKIEGSKEQNMLTSLAVRSMAKAIYTTKKTSHYGLAFDYYTHFTSPIRRYPDVMVHRLLQFYLEGGTKINAEHYEKMAEHSSQMEKKAAEAERASIKYKQAEYLQDQIGTEYTGIVSGVTEWGMYVEIEENKCEGMVRLRDITDDFYVLDEKNYAIIGQRKKKKFQLGDEVQIRVKKVDLDKRQIDFTLLS is encoded by the coding sequence ATGAAAACAAGAAAAGAAAATCCATATAAAGAGGTGTTAACACAGCTGATTATCGATATCTTCGAAAAATCGGGTAATAAGCCGCTCAACTATAAACAAGTTTCTTCTAAATTGAACCTCACGGATAACGACTCAAAAGTCGCTATCGCCGATATATTACATGATAATGTAAGGAATGGGCTTTTTATTGAGGTGGACAGAGGCAAATTTAATTTGAAGCAACTCAAAGTGTATGTCACTGGGAAAGTAGATATGACCGCCGATGGTTCTGCCTATGTAATTCCTGATGACGAATTTGAAAATGATATTTATATCGCTCCACGGAAACTTAGACAGGCACTCCACGGCGATATTGTAAAGGTTCATACCTTCGAAAAAAGAAAAGGCGGCCGCAAAAAAGAGGGTGAAGTCGTTGAAATTCTGCAAAGGGCCAAGACTGATTTCACGGGAACGATCAGCATCTCCAACAATTTTGCTTTTTTTATTGCGGATGACCGCAAGATGCTACACGACATTTTTATTCCTTTGGACAATTTGAATGGAGCCAAGGACAAAGAAAAAGTGGTCGTGTCGATTATTGACTGGCCTAGCGGGAGCAAAAATCCTGTTGGAACGGTCAAACATGTCTTGGGCACCAAAGGGGAAAATAACACCGAGATGAACGCTATTTTGGCCGACTATGGTTTCCCATTGGAGTTCCCTAAAAAAGTAGAGGATGAAGCGAATCAGATTTCGGAAAAAATAAGCAAGGAGGAAATAGCCAAGCGACGCGACTTTAGAAACGTGACGACCTTTACCATTGACCCCGCGGATGCAAAAGATTTCGATGACGCCATCTCCTTTCAAAAATTAGAGAATGGCAACTATGAAATCGGTGTTCACATTGCCGATGTTTCGCATTTTGTGATACCCGATACAGAATTGGACAAAGAAGCATTTAACCGTGGTACATCGGTCTATTTGGTGGACCGTGTTATCCCGATGCTTCCGGAGCGTCTTTCTAACGGAGTTTGTTCCTTACGTCCACATGAAGATAAGCTATGCTTTTCGGCTGTTTTTGAATTAGACGAAAAAGCCAATGTACACCATCAATGGTTTGGCCGCACGATCATCCATTCCGACCGCCGTTTCAGTTATGAAGAAGCACAGGAGGTGATTGAAACGAAATCGGGCGATTTCAGTGAGGAGATCCTGAAATTAAATGAACTGGCTTATATTCTTCGGGAGCGTAAATTTAAAAATGGGGCAATTGCCTTTGAAAGTGAGGAAGTCAAGTTCACCTTGGATGAAAATGGCAAGCCTACCGGGGTCTATACCAAAGTGCGTAAGGATGCGCACAAGCTGATTGAAGATTTTATGTTATTGGCTAACCGTAAGGTTGCCGAGTTTATCGGTAAGCAAGGGCGCGGAAAAAACAAGCTTACGTTTGTATACCGGTTTCACGATGTGCCTAATCCGGAGACGCTGACGACGTTCTCTCAATTTGCGGCGCGTTTTGGTCATAAATTGACCATCAAAACGGACAAGGAAACGGCTAAATCTTTAAATGCGTTGATGACCAAAATAGAAGGCAGCAAAGAACAAAACATGCTGACTTCGCTTGCTGTACGTTCGATGGCCAAGGCGATCTATACGACAAAGAAGACGAGTCACTACGGATTGGCATTTGATTATTATACCCATTTCACCTCCCCTATCCGTCGTTATCCCGATGTAATGGTACACCGTCTTTTGCAATTCTATTTGGAGGGAGGTACCAAAATCAATGCGGAACATTATGAGAAAATGGCCGAGCATTCTTCCCAAATGGAGAAAAAAGCGGCTGAGGCCGAACGTGCATCGATCAAATACAAACAGGCAGAATACTTGCAGGATCAGATTGGCACTGAATATACAGGTATTGTTTCAGGTGTTACAGAATGGGGTATGTATGTAGAGATTGAAGAGAATAAATGTGAGGGTATGGTCAGGCTGCGGGATATCACCGATGACTTTTACGTACTTGATGAAAAGAACTATGCGATCATTGGTCAAAGGAAAAAAAAGAAATTCCAGTTGGGTGATGAGGTTCAAATCCGCGTAAAGAAAGTGGATCTGGATAAACGGCAGATTGATTTTACGTTATTGTCTTAA
- a CDS encoding GntP family permease — MKIKMKLMYAVVLALVTFAFVGCSKDKDEPIQTGGSIDAAIGTYKGKIKIIGGAEVFNQILVVSKVSDNKVKVSAQNTDLKLPVREIQVSNNYNISIQALPNEPQGQFIFTFENKGLTFLAERTEAGQLEYSFDGTKQ; from the coding sequence ATGAAAATCAAAATGAAATTAATGTATGCAGTGGTATTGGCCTTGGTCACTTTCGCTTTTGTTGGATGTTCAAAGGACAAAGATGAACCCATCCAAACAGGTGGCAGCATTGATGCAGCTATTGGTACGTATAAAGGTAAAATTAAGATTATTGGTGGGGCCGAAGTCTTTAATCAAATATTGGTGGTTAGCAAGGTTAGCGATAATAAAGTTAAAGTTAGCGCTCAAAATACCGATCTTAAGCTTCCAGTAAGAGAAATTCAGGTTTCGAATAACTATAATATTTCGATTCAAGCTCTTCCAAATGAACCTCAAGGTCAATTTATTTTTACCTTTGAAAATAAAGGGCTGACTTTTTTAGCAGAAAGAACTGAAGCAGGACAGTTGGAATATTCTTTTGACGGAACGAAACAATAA
- the rpsL gene encoding 30S ribosomal protein S12, which translates to MPTIQQLVRKGRVALVDKSKSPALDSCPQRRGVCTRVYTTTPKKPNSAMRKVARVRLTNGKEVNAYIPGEGHNLQEHSIVLIRGGRVKDLPGVRYHIIRGALDTSGVAGRNQRRSKYGTKRPKPGQAAAAPAKGKKK; encoded by the coding sequence ATGCCTACTATTCAACAATTAGTTAGAAAAGGTAGAGTAGCTCTGGTTGATAAGAGTAAGTCACCAGCGTTGGACTCATGTCCACAGCGAAGAGGTGTATGTACACGTGTATATACTACTACCCCTAAAAAACCAAACTCAGCAATGCGTAAAGTAGCTCGTGTACGTTTAACAAACGGAAAAGAGGTCAACGCTTACATCCCTGGAGAAGGTCACAATTTACAAGAGCACTCGATCGTATTGATTCGTGGTGGTCGTGTTAAGGATTTACCAGGTGTACGTTACCACATCATCCGTGGTGCATTAGATACTTCAGGTGTAGCAGGTCGTAACCAACGTCGTTCTAAATACGGAACTAAGCGTCCTAAACCAGGACAAGCAGCTGCAGCTCCAGCAAAAGGTAAAAAGAAATAA
- the rpsG gene encoding 30S ribosomal protein S7, with protein MRKSKPKKRIILPDPKFNDVQVTRFVNNMMVDGKKSIAYAIFYDAVELVEQKTQESGLEAWKKALNNVMPAVEVKSRRVGGANFQVPMEVRPDRKIALGMKWLISYARKRGEKTMFEKLAGEIISASKGEGAAVKKKEDTHKMAEANKAFSHFRF; from the coding sequence ATGAGAAAGTCAAAACCGAAAAAGAGAATCATTTTACCTGATCCAAAGTTTAATGACGTTCAGGTAACACGTTTCGTAAACAATATGATGGTAGATGGTAAAAAATCTATCGCTTATGCTATTTTTTACGATGCAGTAGAATTAGTAGAACAAAAAACACAAGAAAGCGGTCTTGAAGCTTGGAAAAAAGCTTTAAACAACGTTATGCCTGCTGTTGAAGTTAAATCACGCCGTGTGGGTGGTGCTAACTTCCAAGTTCCTATGGAAGTTCGTCCAGATCGTAAAATCGCTTTGGGTATGAAATGGTTAATTTCGTACGCTCGTAAACGTGGTGAAAAAACAATGTTCGAGAAATTAGCAGGAGAAATCATTTCAGCTTCTAAAGGTGAAGGTGCTGCTGTTAAGAAGAAAGAAGATACGCACAAAATGGCGGAAGCTAACAAAGCGTTCTCACACTTCAGATTCTAA